The DNA window ACAAGCATGCGGCAGTGGCGATCGCGTTCGAGGGGTTCGCCGGCCAGCTTGATCCGTCCTTCATCCCGCGAGTGCTGTCCGATCAACCTCGAACGCCGGACGACGGTCGCGAGCCGATTGATTTCAGTCTCGTCCTTGATCGGCAGGCGACGAGCTATGTCTTCTATCAATTGACGCGAGACGGCCTGATGGCCGGCCAAGTGAGCCACGAAGACCTCCGCCGGGAACTCGCCGACGCCGCCGACAAGGCCGCGCCCGCCACACGGCCGGCAACCGGCCCGAACGCGCCGCGTGCGGCTGATGTCGGTGGCACCTACGTCCCCGCTCCCTCGGGCGGCGGCATCGCATATGATACCGGCGAGGCCTATTCCAGCGAATCCTGGACCACCTACCGCTACGGCGGCTACGTCTACCGCGGCCCCGACTACTACTGGGGCAACGGTGCCGACCCTTACCTTTACGATCTCTACGGCTGCCGCTGGGGCTCGCCTTATTACGTCACCCGGAGCGGCTACTACTACAACGACTATTACTACGGCAGCGGCTTCTGGTACGGCAGCGGGTATTACGGCTATTACGGCAACGGCCACCATCACCACCACAACGACGGCCACAACAACAACGGCGGCAACAACGGGAACGGCCGACCGCCGGTCGTCGTCGCCGACCGCAGCACGCGCGGCCGGGTGCCGTGGGGCAACGCGCCGATCGTCTCGGCGTCGAACCCGCCGACGTCGGCCAACAACGGCCCGACGCCGCTGGTGATCGCCGCCCAGCCGTCGGGAACGCCGGTGCGTCCCGCGCCGACAGTCACCGGCCGGCCGATGCGGGCACCGACGGAGTTTGTCGGTCCGCGATCGCTCAATCGTGCGGACGCCAACACACCTGCCGCCGCCAGCTTCCGCCGCGCGGACGGCAGCGTGCTGGTCGTGCCATCGGACAGCTCGGCTTCCGGCGGAAACGCGCCATCGGCGGTGGACGGGAAATCGGCACCGGTCATCGTGCCGACGCGCCGGTCGTCATCGGGATATGTCGCGCCGTCCGGCACCTACAGCCCACCCGCCGAACGCCCCAGCGCCCGCGGGTCGTCCGCGTCGGAGCGCATCAACAGCGCCCCACGCCTCGGACCGGCGTCCAACGGCCAGCGTGACTTCGTCGGCCCGCGCACCGGCGGCGAATCGTCCGGTGCCCGTAGCATCAGCGGGAACGACGGCGGCGGTCGCAGCAGCGGCGGGGGAGACGGCGGCGGGGGTCGTGGCAACGGTGGTGGCGGAGGCGGAGATGGCGGGGGCAGCAAAGGAGGCGGGGGTGGGAGCAAAGGCAGCGACGGCGGCGGCGGACGTAGCGACGGACGTAACCGCTGAAGGTGTCGAAGAACGTTGAATGCTCCAGTTTGTCGCCTTCCCATAAAGCGAGCCTGGACCGCGAGGAACTTTTCCCGAACGTCAGCACGAGGGCGAAAGTGCATGACGCGCTGAAGGTCGCACGCTCGCTCTCACCAAGGTCACTCACGGCGACCGTTCTCAGTGATGTTGCCTCTCGATACCTGGGGGGACTCTTTCTAAGACAAGTTCTACCACCCATAGCGACCCGAAGCGCCGCAACAGATGCCCCGAGCCCGAGTTGTGACTTGCTGCGCTGTCCCGGTGGCGACGGCCGTTCTGACTCGACTTACAACTTCCCGCCTGCCGCTCGGCACTCGCAGCTGGTGCGGAGGGATACCCTTCCCCAATTTCTTCGCCCCGTCATCCGTCCAAACCTGCTACCGTGATCTCGCATGTGGTCGTCCAAGGGGGAATTCCATCGCCACTTGCGCTGTTGACAGTTCACTGGAGCACGTTGCGTCTCTGCGATTTTATTCTCACACATACCGAACCTATTCTCGTCGAATGGGAGGCTTTTGCCCGTGGCATTGGTGCTGGGGCGAAGATGGGGTCGCTCACCTTACGCGACCATGCCGAGCGTATCCTTCTCGCCACCGTAGACGACATGCAGTCCGTGCAGACCAACACCGAGCGGTCGGCCCGGTCACGAAGCCACGGCTCTGAAACGTCGACTACCGATACGACGAAGATCTCATCCCTCGACGAAGCTTCGGAAGCACACGCCATCGACCGACTGGGGTCAGGCTTCGATTTGCTTGAAGTCGTCTCCGAATACCGGGCCTTGCGCGCCAGCGTGCTGCGTCTTTGGCGCGACAGTGAGCCGGATGCGGATGAGCGGGACGTTGAAGACGTTACACGGTTCAATGAGTCCCTCGACCAGTCGATTGCCAAGACCGTCAGCAGTTACACAAAGAGGGTCGACCAGTCGCGGGATATGTTCCTGGCAATCCTGGGCCACGACCTGCGCAACCCGTTGAACTCCATCGCGATGTCGGCCTCGCTGATTCCCCGAATTGGGCATCCTGAGCCGGAAGCGGTGAGCTTTGCGACACAAATCTGCAGCAACGCCGTTCAGATGGGCCGAATGATCGGCGATCTGCTGGATTACACCCGCACGCGCCTGGGTGCCGGGATGCCTGTCGAACCGGCGCCTATGGACCTTAAACCGCTGTGCCGCGGACTATTCGACGAGTTCCGCACGGCCCATCCGAAGTGCACGTTCCGCTTTTTTTCTGAAGGCGATGGGACCGGCGACTGGGACGCCGACCGTGTTCGACAGGCGATTTCCAATCTGCTGGGCAACGCCGTTCAGCACGGCGACGCCAGCGCCCCGATCGAGCTTCGGCTGACGGGCGTCGACAATGAGGTCTCCGTCGCGATCCACAACGGCGGCTCGCCCATTCCGCCGGGCGAACTTGCAAAGATCTTCGATCCGCTTGTTCGCGGCTCCAGCGGCGACCACCCTGTGAAGAATCGTCCGGGCAGCATCGGCCTGGGCCTGTATATCGCTCGCGAGGTCGCCAAGTCTCATGGCGGGTCGATCGAGGTCGTCTCCACCCGCGACGCCGGCACCAACTTTACCATCCGCCTG is part of the Humisphaera borealis genome and encodes:
- a CDS encoding sensor histidine kinase, giving the protein MQSVQTNTERSARSRSHGSETSTTDTTKISSLDEASEAHAIDRLGSGFDLLEVVSEYRALRASVLRLWRDSEPDADERDVEDVTRFNESLDQSIAKTVSSYTKRVDQSRDMFLAILGHDLRNPLNSIAMSASLIPRIGHPEPEAVSFATQICSNAVQMGRMIGDLLDYTRTRLGAGMPVEPAPMDLKPLCRGLFDEFRTAHPKCTFRFFSEGDGTGDWDADRVRQAISNLLGNAVQHGDASAPIELRLTGVDNEVSVAIHNGGSPIPPGELAKIFDPLVRGSSGDHPVKNRPGSIGLGLYIAREVAKSHGGSIEVVSTRDAGTNFTIRLPRQSSVSHGQPILDTTKIQTM